The Planctellipticum variicoloris DNA window TCTAAGTCGGCAGCCGGTGCCGCGTGTGGCGGCTAGTCGTGGCGTTTGGGGAGGGCTGCGGAGTAGAGCATGGTGACAGTGCCGATGGACATGAGGCTGAAGGCCATCCATTCGGGCGGGTCGATGACGGGGCGGGACTCCCGTTCCACGATCTGGCTGCTGGCGAGCATGCCGCGGAAGCCCTGGTCCCGGTTCTTGTCGTCGACTTTGTTGAGGACGAGCTTGTCGATGGTCAGGAACGAAACGCCCCAGAGAGCCACAAACACGCCGGCGGCGAAGAACGACGCTCGGATCATGGGTCGATCACCTTGTGAGGGAGAGACTGGATTCGGAGCATCCGTGCTGCTCGCGTGAAACGGTCTGGCCCGCCTCCCTGAGGCGCCGCGTACTCGGGTTATCGGCCGGACGGGGGGACGGACTTCAGCGGATGTCAGGCGGCGCGGTCTGCGGGAGAGGATCCGGTTGGGAAAGGGGGCCGGCGCCGCGGTGAGGAGACTCGGAAGCAGTGCAAAGTGAAAAATGAAAAATGAAAAGTGCAAAGTGACGGAGAGACCATGGAGGCTTGCGGCTGGCTTTCGTGGAACGCGTTCTGCGCGTAACATAGGGATCTGTCACTGGTTTGGTCGGATTCACAGAAAGGCGGTTCTGCGGTGCAAGCGAGGATTGTGCTCCTCCCGGGGGACGGGATTGGTCCGGAAGTCGTGGCTCAGGCGCAGCGGGTGCTGGACCGCGTGGCGGCGAAGTTCGGCCATCAGTTCGAGTTCAGCACGCACGCCATCGGCGGCTGCGCGATCGATGAATTCGGCGACCCGCTGCCCGAACAGAGCCTGACCGCCTGCCGGGCGGCGGATGCCATTCTGCTGGGGGCGGTGGGCGGTCCGAAGTGGGATGATCCGAACGCGAAGACCCGCCCGGAAGTTGGCCTGCTGAAGATCCGCAAGGAACTCGGGCTGTTCGCGAATCTGCGGCCGATCCAGGTGCTGCCGCAAATGGCGGCAGCATCGCCCCTGAAACAGGAAATCGTCGCGGGGACGGACATTCTGTTCTTCCGCGAGCTGACCGGCGGGTTGTACTTCGGGAAGTCGGGCAAAGAGACGACCGCCGAAGGGGAAACCGCCTGGAACACGATGATTTACAGCACGCACGAAATCGAGCGGATCGTGCGGATGGCGGGGCAGGCGGCCCGCGGTCGTCGGAAAAAAGTGACTTCGGTCGACAAGGCCAACGTGCTCGAAGTGTCTCGCTTGTGGCGGCGGGTCTTCGAACGGGTGATGAAGGACGAGTTTCCGGACGTGGAATTCGAAAACGTACTCGTCGATGCGATGGCGATGCACCTGATCGCCCGGCCGACGAAGTTTGACGTCGTGGTGACCGAAAACCTGTTCGGCGACATTTTGACCGATGAAGGTTCGATGCTGCCGGGGTCGATGGGGCTGCTGCCGTCGGCGTCGCTGGGTTCCAGCGGTCCCGGGTTGTACGAGCCGATTCACGGTTCGGCGCCCGACATCGCCGGGCAGGGCATCGCGAACCCGCTGGCGACGATTCTGGCGTCGGCGATGCTGTTGCGGCACTCGCTGAAGCTGGAGGCGGAGGCCAAAGCGGTCGAGGCGGCGGTGGACGCCGTGCTGTCAGCCGGGCATCGGACGAAGGATCTGGCGGCGGGCGGAGTCTCCGTGACGACGGCTCAGATGGGGGATCTGGTGCTGGCAGCGCTGAATTAGGCCCGAGTTTTGTTTGACGAGCGGGTGGCCGGGGCAGAAGCGTCTTCGCGATGCCCCGGGGCTTTAAGACCCGCGCCCCGGCCCCGGCGACCTGAGCGTTTGTGCCAATGTTTGCCGGGATTTGGTCGGTTGGAACGG harbors:
- the leuB gene encoding 3-isopropylmalate dehydrogenase, coding for MQARIVLLPGDGIGPEVVAQAQRVLDRVAAKFGHQFEFSTHAIGGCAIDEFGDPLPEQSLTACRAADAILLGAVGGPKWDDPNAKTRPEVGLLKIRKELGLFANLRPIQVLPQMAAASPLKQEIVAGTDILFFRELTGGLYFGKSGKETTAEGETAWNTMIYSTHEIERIVRMAGQAARGRRKKVTSVDKANVLEVSRLWRRVFERVMKDEFPDVEFENVLVDAMAMHLIARPTKFDVVVTENLFGDILTDEGSMLPGSMGLLPSASLGSSGPGLYEPIHGSAPDIAGQGIANPLATILASAMLLRHSLKLEAEAKAVEAAVDAVLSAGHRTKDLAAGGVSVTTAQMGDLVLAALN